A region from the Lentimonas sp. CC4 genome encodes:
- the pdhA gene encoding pyruvate dehydrogenase (acetyl-transferring) E1 component subunit alpha: MATTKKKSVTTSKKPQNFLEAPINKKLSKEEKLDLYRTIVGIRRFEERSLRAYNQGKIGGFLHLYIGQEAVATGIVSLMEENDHIITAYRDHGHALSVGMSMNECMAEMYGKYTGCSKGKGGSMHFFAPDKNYWGGHGIVAGQTPLGAGLAFALKYKGLKGCAMAFLGDGAVNQGSFMETLNLVSLWNIPVVFVIENNGYSMGTSLKRSSAEENLAHRADGFDIAWEVCDGHDVFEVREVANRAMKRAREEMKPFLLEIRTYRYRGHSVADANHEKYRTKEEIEEYKRTKDPLNLIKSQLLADGTLTDDLAKKIDQEKKDEAEASAKFAEDSPYAPREEIQTDVYWEVDNDADNKLKGTHFFND, encoded by the coding sequence ATGGCTACTACCAAGAAAAAATCTGTAACGACGTCTAAGAAGCCTCAAAACTTCCTAGAAGCACCGATCAACAAGAAGCTTTCCAAAGAAGAAAAGCTCGACCTCTACCGCACGATTGTAGGGATTCGACGCTTCGAGGAACGCTCACTACGCGCCTACAACCAAGGTAAGATCGGAGGCTTCCTCCACCTTTACATTGGTCAGGAAGCCGTTGCCACTGGCATCGTCTCTCTCATGGAAGAGAACGACCACATCATCACCGCATACCGCGACCACGGCCACGCGCTGTCTGTCGGGATGTCGATGAACGAGTGTATGGCCGAGATGTATGGCAAATACACAGGCTGCTCAAAGGGCAAAGGTGGCTCAATGCACTTTTTCGCTCCAGACAAGAACTACTGGGGCGGTCACGGAATCGTCGCGGGTCAGACACCACTCGGTGCCGGCCTCGCGTTCGCACTGAAATATAAAGGCCTCAAGGGCTGTGCGATGGCGTTCCTCGGTGATGGTGCCGTGAATCAAGGCTCCTTCATGGAGACCCTCAATCTCGTATCGCTCTGGAATATCCCCGTCGTCTTCGTCATCGAAAACAACGGCTACTCCATGGGCACCAGCCTCAAGCGCTCCTCTGCCGAAGAAAACCTCGCACACCGTGCGGATGGTTTCGACATCGCTTGGGAAGTCTGCGATGGCCACGACGTATTCGAAGTTCGCGAAGTTGCCAACCGTGCAATGAAGCGTGCTCGCGAAGAAATGAAGCCATTCCTTCTCGAGATCCGCACATACCGTTACCGCGGACACTCAGTCGCGGATGCGAATCACGAGAAATACCGCACCAAGGAAGAGATCGAAGAATACAAGCGCACGAAAGATCCGCTGAATTTGATCAAATCTCAACTCCTCGCTGATGGCACTTTAACGGACGACCTCGCTAAGAAGATCGACCAAGAGAAGAAGGACGAAGCCGAAGCATCTGCAAAGTTTGCTGAAGACAGCCCTTATGCACCGCGCGAAGAAATCCAGACCGATGTGTATTGGGAAGTGGATAACGACGCCGATAA
- a CDS encoding valine--tRNA ligase produces MSEIAKAYEPKEVEQRWYANWLEAGCFKAVADSSKEPYAIMIPPPNVTGMLHMGHVLDNTLQDIFVRRARLEGKAVLWQPGTDHAGIATQTKVEKQLRESTGQSKYDLGREGFLEKVWDFRAESGGVILNQLQKLGASCDWDRTSFTLDEDYSKAVLEAFVSFYKRGYIYRGKRMVNWCPATHTAISDEEVNMKPQSGFFYKMRYELVQPDGERTHLEISTTRPETIMGDTAVAVHPEDERYKHLIGKTVWRPFPKAEIPIIGDEYVDREFGTGCLKVTPAHDKNDFEIGQRHNLEVIEVIDHDGRLNALAGEEFDGVDRFKARKQAVAKLEELGLLIEAENYENTVGFSERGDVPIEPRLSEQWFLKYPKVEEAKRAVENGTIKFHPDRWKKTYLHWLNGIQDWCISRQLWWGHRIPVWYKKGAERSELDFENPEHVHVSVEGPSDPENWEQEDDVLDTWASSYLWPMANLGWPEPTAEQQKELDFWYPTSVLVTGFDIIFFWVARMIMAGIELYGDDAKDLSDEELAKRIPFKNVFIHGLIRDEKGRKMSKSLGNSPDPLDLIEKYGADGLRFGICNIAPSGSDILFSEERIQIGRNFSNKLWNAVRFRQMSGPMADNSSLDAILSRIDTALCDDYDHWILSRVIEVTAEIEKCFKNYEIAPLTHLIYAFFWGDFCDWYVEASKGKLRGDEALRDNCLAIQDLVIRQVLQLANPVMPHITEELWKGLGYDASVAFIQNTVVTTAAELEAQLSADKSAAARVVSLQELITQARALKSQYNLANKRDVAMLYAAEGDAVKVIADNASLVQTLAGIVLTAVDGAQPDGLPAAVTPLGTLYLDLSSSIDVEAEKARLTKELEKLNKVVAAGEGKLKNKKFVDSAPAKIVEGARKQLAETTEKRDETKRILESL; encoded by the coding sequence ATGTCTGAAATCGCAAAAGCCTACGAACCCAAAGAAGTCGAACAACGCTGGTATGCTAACTGGCTCGAAGCCGGATGCTTTAAGGCAGTCGCTGATAGCTCGAAAGAGCCGTATGCGATTATGATCCCGCCACCGAATGTCACCGGTATGCTGCACATGGGGCACGTGCTTGATAATACCTTGCAGGACATCTTCGTCCGCCGCGCCCGCCTCGAAGGCAAGGCCGTGCTCTGGCAACCGGGCACCGACCACGCAGGTATCGCCACACAGACCAAGGTCGAAAAGCAGCTCCGTGAATCGACGGGTCAAAGTAAATATGACCTCGGCCGTGAAGGATTTCTCGAAAAGGTCTGGGACTTCCGCGCAGAGTCGGGCGGCGTGATTCTCAATCAGCTGCAGAAACTCGGCGCGTCCTGTGACTGGGATCGCACCAGCTTCACACTCGACGAGGACTACTCGAAGGCAGTGTTGGAGGCTTTCGTCTCATTCTATAAGCGCGGATACATCTACCGCGGCAAGCGCATGGTCAACTGGTGCCCTGCGACGCATACTGCGATTTCCGATGAAGAGGTGAACATGAAGCCACAAAGCGGCTTCTTCTATAAGATGCGCTACGAACTGGTGCAGCCAGACGGCGAGCGCACGCATCTTGAAATTTCCACCACTCGCCCTGAAACGATCATGGGCGACACCGCTGTGGCCGTGCATCCAGAGGATGAGCGCTACAAGCACTTGATTGGTAAGACCGTCTGGCGTCCCTTCCCGAAGGCTGAAATCCCAATCATCGGCGACGAATATGTGGATCGCGAGTTCGGCACCGGTTGCCTGAAGGTCACACCCGCACACGATAAGAATGACTTCGAGATCGGCCAACGTCACAACCTCGAAGTGATTGAAGTGATCGACCACGACGGGCGTCTCAACGCGCTCGCTGGCGAGGAATTCGACGGCGTCGATCGTTTCAAGGCCCGCAAGCAAGCGGTTGCTAAGCTCGAAGAACTAGGTCTCTTGATTGAGGCTGAGAATTACGAGAACACCGTCGGCTTCTCGGAGCGTGGCGATGTGCCCATCGAGCCGCGCCTCTCTGAGCAATGGTTCCTCAAATACCCGAAGGTCGAAGAGGCCAAGCGTGCAGTTGAAAACGGCACGATCAAATTTCACCCAGATCGCTGGAAGAAGACTTACCTGCACTGGCTCAACGGTATTCAGGATTGGTGCATCAGCCGCCAGCTCTGGTGGGGCCACCGTATCCCTGTTTGGTATAAGAAGGGTGCGGAGCGTTCGGAACTCGATTTCGAAAATCCCGAGCATGTGCATGTCTCTGTCGAAGGACCCTCCGATCCTGAAAACTGGGAGCAAGAAGACGACGTGCTCGACACGTGGGCGTCCTCGTATCTCTGGCCGATGGCGAATCTCGGCTGGCCCGAGCCTACTGCTGAGCAGCAGAAGGAACTCGATTTCTGGTATCCGACCTCTGTGTTGGTCACAGGGTTCGATATTATTTTCTTCTGGGTCGCTCGTATGATCATGGCTGGTATCGAGTTGTATGGTGACGATGCCAAGGATCTGTCCGATGAGGAACTCGCCAAGCGTATCCCATTTAAAAACGTCTTCATTCACGGTCTGATTCGTGACGAAAAGGGACGTAAAATGTCGAAGTCACTCGGCAACTCGCCCGATCCACTTGATTTGATCGAGAAATACGGCGCCGACGGTCTGCGCTTCGGTATCTGTAATATCGCACCGTCGGGCTCCGATATTCTGTTCTCAGAAGAGCGCATTCAAATCGGCCGTAATTTTTCCAATAAGCTGTGGAATGCGGTTCGCTTCCGTCAGATGTCTGGCCCAATGGCCGACAACTCCAGCTTGGACGCAATTCTGAGCCGCATCGATACCGCGCTCTGCGACGATTACGACCACTGGATCCTATCCCGCGTGATCGAAGTCACTGCTGAAATTGAAAAGTGCTTTAAGAACTACGAAATCGCACCGCTCACGCACCTGATCTACGCCTTCTTCTGGGGTGATTTCTGTGACTGGTATGTCGAAGCATCCAAGGGCAAGCTCCGTGGTGACGAAGCGCTGCGCGATAACTGTCTCGCGATCCAAGATCTCGTGATCCGTCAAGTCTTGCAGCTCGCGAATCCAGTCATGCCACACATTACCGAGGAACTCTGGAAGGGGCTCGGCTATGATGCGTCCGTCGCATTCATTCAAAACACGGTGGTCACCACTGCCGCCGAGTTGGAAGCGCAGCTTTCCGCCGACAAGTCAGCCGCCGCTCGTGTGGTCAGCTTGCAGGAATTGATCACTCAAGCACGTGCCCTCAAGTCGCAGTATAATTTGGCGAACAAGCGCGATGTCGCGATGCTCTACGCAGCCGAAGGGGATGCGGTCAAAGTCATCGCCGACAATGCCAGCCTCGTTCAAACGCTCGCCGGCATCGTGTTGACCGCGGTCGATGGTGCTCAGCCAGATGGCTTGCCAGCTGCAGTGACACCGCTAGGCACCTTGTATCTCGATTTGAGCAGCTCCATTGATGTCGAAGCCGAAAAGGCGCGTCTCACGAAGGAGTTGGAAAAGCTGAACAAGGTCGTTGCAGCAGGTGAGGGCAAATTGAAGAACAAGAAATTTGTGGATAGTGCGCCAGCGAAGATCGTCGAAGGCGCGCGTAAGCAACTCGCCGAGACTACTGAGAAGCGCGACGAAACGAAGCGCATCCTAGAGAGCCTGTAG